A window from Herbaspirillum sp. meg3 encodes these proteins:
- the hflC gene encoding protease modulator HflC — protein sequence MSRLITSVIAVIVALWLLSSTIFVVEQRQSAIVFALGEVKQVVTDPGLHFKLPPPFQNVIYLDKRIQTLDTPDADRFITAEKKNVLVDSFVKWRIVDPRLYFISFGGDDRRAQDRLSQIVKAALNEEITKRTVREVISGERGKVMDAIQRKVAIEAKQIGAEIIDVRLRRVDYVDQINNSVYDRMKSERARVANELRSTGAAESEKIRADADRQRVVILAEAYRDAEKIRGAGDAKASQIYAQAFGQNPEFYKFYRSLEAYRASFKNRHDLMVVDPNSEFFKYFKGVGGVSTKK from the coding sequence ATGAGCCGCCTGATTACCAGCGTTATTGCCGTCATCGTTGCCCTCTGGCTGCTGTCGTCGACGATCTTCGTCGTCGAGCAACGCCAGTCTGCGATTGTGTTTGCCCTTGGTGAGGTCAAGCAAGTCGTGACTGATCCCGGCCTGCATTTCAAATTGCCGCCACCGTTCCAGAACGTGATCTATCTCGACAAGCGCATCCAGACTCTGGATACGCCAGATGCCGATCGTTTCATCACGGCCGAGAAGAAAAACGTGCTTGTTGACTCGTTCGTCAAATGGCGCATCGTCGATCCGCGCCTGTACTTCATCAGCTTCGGCGGTGACGACCGTCGCGCTCAGGATCGTCTGTCGCAGATCGTCAAGGCTGCCCTGAACGAAGAAATCACCAAGCGCACTGTGCGTGAAGTGATCTCCGGCGAGCGTGGCAAGGTCATGGATGCAATCCAGCGCAAAGTCGCGATCGAAGCCAAACAGATCGGTGCCGAGATTATCGATGTGCGCTTGCGCCGCGTTGACTATGTCGATCAGATCAATAATTCGGTCTATGACCGGATGAAGTCTGAGCGCGCCCGTGTCGCTAATGAATTGCGTTCGACCGGTGCTGCCGAGTCGGAAAAGATTCGCGCCGATGCTGATCGTCAACGTGTTGTGATTCTGGCGGAAGCGTATCGCGATGCGGAAAAGATTCGCGGCGCCGGCGATGCCAAGGCGTCCCAGATTTATGCCCAGGCGTTCGGGCAGAATCCCGAGTTTTACAAGTTCTATCGCAGTCTTGAGGCGTACCGCGCCAGTTTCAAGAACCGGCATGACTTGATGGTAGTGGATCCTAATTCCGAGTTCTTCAAATATTTCAAGGGTGTGGGAGGCGTCAGCACCAAGAAATAA
- a CDS encoding ATP phosphoribosyltransferase regulatory subunit, protein MPNWLLPENIADVLPSEARKIEELRRRMLDNFRLYGYEMVMPPLLEYLESLLTGAGQDTDLRTFKLVDQLSGRTLGVRADMTTQVARIDAHLLNRDSVTRLCYAGSVLHTRPSGLHATREPLQIGAEIYGHAGLEADAEIQELALASLALAGIAKVRLDLCHVGVLRAIIANDDKANKQAAQLFALLESKDIPGLQVLTKDYQPVTRDALLALPGLYGDIEVIERARKVLPSLPGIAQALDELKALAQLAGEANVTIDLADLRGYHYHSGVMFAAYVPGLPNAVVRGGRYDHVGEAFGRARPATGFSMDLRELARLMPGAERKRAIRAPWGTEAGLREKIAELRRDGEIVIQSLPGHENDQDEFDCDRAVELSNGNWIIKNLG, encoded by the coding sequence ATGCCGAACTGGCTTCTTCCTGAAAATATCGCCGATGTCTTGCCGTCCGAAGCGCGCAAGATTGAGGAGTTGCGCCGTCGCATGCTCGACAATTTCCGCCTGTATGGCTACGAAATGGTTATGCCGCCGCTGCTCGAATACCTTGAGTCTCTGTTGACGGGGGCGGGGCAAGATACTGATCTGCGCACCTTCAAGCTGGTTGATCAGCTGTCGGGACGTACGCTGGGTGTGCGTGCCGACATGACGACGCAGGTGGCGCGTATCGATGCACATTTGCTCAACCGCGATTCGGTGACTCGCCTGTGCTACGCCGGCAGCGTGTTGCATACACGTCCATCCGGCCTGCATGCAACGCGCGAACCGTTGCAGATCGGTGCTGAGATCTATGGTCACGCCGGATTGGAAGCTGATGCCGAGATTCAGGAATTGGCGCTGGCTTCGCTGGCACTGGCTGGCATCGCCAAAGTTCGTCTGGATCTCTGCCACGTCGGTGTGTTGCGCGCCATCATCGCCAACGACGACAAGGCAAACAAGCAAGCGGCGCAGCTGTTTGCTTTGCTGGAATCCAAAGATATTCCCGGCTTGCAAGTATTGACCAAAGATTATCAGCCCGTCACACGTGACGCGTTGTTGGCGCTTCCCGGTCTGTATGGCGATATCGAAGTCATCGAACGCGCCCGCAAGGTCTTGCCGTCGTTGCCCGGCATCGCCCAGGCGCTGGATGAACTGAAGGCGCTGGCGCAACTGGCCGGCGAAGCCAACGTCACCATCGATCTGGCGGATTTGCGCGGTTACCACTATCACAGCGGGGTGATGTTTGCCGCTTACGTGCCGGGCCTGCCCAATGCGGTAGTGCGCGGTGGCCGTTACGACCACGTCGGCGAAGCGTTCGGACGTGCGCGTCCGGCAACCGGTTTTTCCATGGATTTGCGCGAATTGGCACGTCTGATGCCCGGAGCGGAAAGAAAACGTGCAATTCGTGCCCCATGGGGTACCGAGGCGGGTTTGCGTGAGAAAATAGCGGAATTGCGTCGGGACGGGGAAATTGTAATTCAGAGCCTCCCCGGACACGAAAACGACCAGGACGAGTTTGATTGCGATCGCGCAGTGGAGCTCAGCAATGGAAATTGGATTATCAAAAACTTAGGTTAA
- a CDS encoding adenylosuccinate synthase has protein sequence MLQKSNAKNVVVIGTQWGDEGKGKIVDWLTDHAQGVVRFQGGHNAGHTLVIGGKKTALQLIPSGIMRAGVACYIGNGVVLSVPDLLREIDKLEAAGVEVASRLKVSAACPLILPYHVALDVAREAARGAAKIGTTGKGIGPAYEDKVARRAIRVADLLNEKRFAEKLLENLDYHNFVLTQYLKTQPVDFQKTLDDALANVPRLKPMVADVSNDLHIANQEGANLLFEGAQGSLLDVDHGTYPFVTSSNCVAGNAAAGAGVGPDMLHYVMGITKAYTTRVGSGPFPAELPTDEGVGKHLASVGHEFGTVTGRARRCGWFDAALLKRSVQINGVSGMCLTKLDVLDGLESLKLCTGYTLNGKTVDIFPVGAEEAAACQPIYEEMPGWKESTVGVQSLDGLPANARAYIKRIEELVGVPIDMISTGPDREETIVLRHPFK, from the coding sequence ATGTTACAGAAAAGCAATGCAAAGAACGTCGTCGTCATTGGTACTCAGTGGGGCGATGAAGGTAAGGGTAAGATCGTCGATTGGCTGACCGATCACGCGCAAGGCGTGGTGCGTTTCCAAGGTGGTCACAATGCAGGCCATACCCTGGTTATCGGCGGTAAAAAGACTGCTCTGCAACTGATTCCGTCGGGCATCATGCGTGCCGGCGTGGCTTGCTATATCGGCAATGGTGTGGTCTTGTCCGTGCCTGATCTGCTGCGTGAAATCGACAAGCTGGAAGCTGCCGGCGTCGAAGTCGCTTCGCGCCTCAAAGTCTCCGCAGCCTGTCCGCTGATCCTGCCTTACCACGTTGCATTGGACGTTGCGCGCGAAGCTGCTCGCGGCGCCGCCAAGATCGGCACAACAGGCAAGGGCATCGGCCCCGCCTACGAAGACAAGGTTGCTCGTCGCGCGATCCGTGTTGCCGATCTGCTCAACGAAAAGCGTTTTGCCGAAAAGCTGCTGGAAAACCTGGACTACCATAACTTCGTCCTGACCCAATACCTGAAGACTCAGCCGGTGGATTTCCAGAAGACACTGGACGATGCGCTGGCCAACGTGCCCCGTTTGAAGCCGATGGTTGCCGATGTCTCCAACGATCTGCACATCGCCAATCAAGAGGGCGCTAACCTGCTGTTCGAAGGTGCGCAAGGCAGTTTGCTGGACGTCGACCACGGCACGTATCCCTTCGTGACTTCGAGCAACTGCGTGGCCGGCAATGCCGCCGCAGGTGCGGGTGTCGGTCCTGACATGCTGCATTACGTGATGGGCATTACCAAGGCTTACACCACCCGTGTCGGTTCCGGCCCGTTCCCGGCAGAACTGCCGACTGACGAAGGCGTAGGCAAGCATCTGGCGTCCGTCGGCCACGAGTTCGGCACCGTAACCGGTCGCGCACGTCGTTGCGGCTGGTTCGATGCAGCGTTGCTGAAGCGTTCGGTCCAGATCAATGGCGTGTCCGGCATGTGCCTGACCAAGCTCGACGTGCTGGACGGCCTCGAGTCGCTCAAGCTGTGCACCGGCTACACTCTCAACGGCAAGACCGTGGACATCTTCCCGGTCGGGGCTGAAGAAGCAGCTGCCTGCCAGCCAATCTACGAAGAAATGCCGGGCTGGAAAGAATCCACCGTCGGCGTACAATCGCTGGACGGCCTGCCTGCCAATGCACGTGCCTATATCAAGCGCATTGAAGAACTGGTCGGCGTGCCTATCGACATGATTTCCACCGGTCCTGACCGCGAAGAGACCATCGTTTTGCGCCATCCGTTCAAGTAA
- a CDS encoding phosphoribosyltransferase, producing MKISDDKDLWVSWDDYNRSIEKLALKVYESGWQFDQVLCLARGGLRPGDVFSRIFDVPLAILSTSSYREAAGTIRSSLDIAKYITITKGSLSGRVLLVDDLVDSGVTLQKVQMHLKEHYPAVTEIKSAVLWWKACSIVEPDYHLDYLPTNPWIHQPFEDYDGLGPHQLAAWIKKGESK from the coding sequence ATGAAAATATCCGACGATAAAGACCTGTGGGTCTCCTGGGATGACTACAATCGCAGCATCGAAAAACTGGCCCTGAAAGTCTATGAATCAGGCTGGCAGTTCGATCAGGTATTGTGTCTGGCGCGTGGCGGCTTGCGTCCCGGCGATGTGTTCTCGCGCATCTTCGACGTGCCGCTGGCGATTCTGTCGACCAGTTCCTACCGTGAAGCGGCCGGCACTATTCGCAGCAGCCTGGACATCGCCAAGTACATCACCATCACCAAGGGCAGCCTGTCGGGCCGCGTCTTGCTGGTGGACGATCTGGTTGATTCCGGCGTGACCCTGCAAAAGGTCCAGATGCACCTCAAGGAGCACTATCCGGCCGTGACCGAAATCAAATCGGCTGTGCTGTGGTGGAAGGCGTGCTCCATCGTCGAACCGGACTATCATCTCGACTATCTGCCGACCAATCCGTGGATTCATCAGCCGTTTGAAGACTATGACGGCCTTGGTCCGCATCAGTTGGCGGCATGGATCAAGAAGGGCGAGTCGAAGTAA
- a CDS encoding SDR family oxidoreductase, with protein MNTQKVALVVGAQGVIGRNLIDHLRGLEDWNIIGLSRRGGESDERVQHVAVDLLDAADARFKLGGLKQITHIFYAAYQHRPSWAELVAPNLAMLMNTLESVEAVASNLHHVSLMQGYKVYGGHLGPFKTPARETDAHFMPPEFMFDQQTYLEQRQQGKSWTWSGIRPAVVGGFALGNPMNLALAIAVYASISKELGLPLRFPGKPGAYDKLVEMTDAGLLAKATVWAATDPRCGNQAFNIGNGDLFRWSEMWPKIARYFDLEVAPPLPLSLTSVMADKAGLWQQIIEKHDLAPHSFADLSSWEFSDFVFSWDYDMFGDSSKARRFGFHEYVETEAMFMDIFDDFRRRKIIP; from the coding sequence ATGAATACACAAAAAGTAGCTCTGGTAGTCGGCGCCCAAGGTGTTATCGGCCGCAACCTGATCGATCATCTGCGCGGCCTGGAAGATTGGAACATCATCGGCCTGTCGCGCCGTGGCGGCGAGTCGGACGAGCGTGTGCAGCACGTCGCCGTCGATCTGCTTGACGCTGCCGATGCGCGCTTCAAATTGGGTGGTCTCAAGCAAATCACGCATATCTTCTACGCCGCCTATCAGCATCGCCCTAGCTGGGCCGAACTGGTAGCGCCGAATCTGGCGATGCTGATGAATACGCTGGAAAGCGTCGAGGCCGTGGCAAGCAACTTGCATCACGTCAGCCTGATGCAGGGCTACAAGGTGTACGGCGGCCATCTCGGTCCGTTCAAGACCCCGGCGCGTGAAACAGATGCGCATTTCATGCCGCCGGAATTCATGTTCGACCAGCAAACCTATCTGGAGCAACGCCAGCAAGGCAAATCGTGGACCTGGTCCGGCATCCGGCCGGCGGTAGTCGGCGGTTTTGCCTTGGGTAATCCGATGAACCTGGCGCTGGCGATTGCGGTGTATGCATCGATCTCGAAAGAGCTCGGCCTGCCGTTGCGCTTCCCCGGCAAACCGGGAGCCTATGACAAACTGGTGGAGATGACGGACGCAGGATTATTGGCAAAGGCCACGGTGTGGGCGGCGACCGATCCGCGCTGCGGCAATCAGGCTTTCAACATCGGCAACGGCGACTTGTTCCGCTGGAGCGAAATGTGGCCGAAGATTGCGCGTTACTTTGATCTGGAAGTAGCGCCACCGCTGCCCTTGTCGCTGACCTCGGTCATGGCTGACAAGGCCGGCTTGTGGCAACAGATCATCGAAAAGCATGATCTCGCGCCGCACAGCTTCGCCGACTTGTCGTCGTGGGAATTCAGTGATTTTGTCTTCTCATGGGACTACGACATGTTCGGCGACAGCTCCAAGGCGCGGCGTTTCGGGTTTCATGAATATGTCGAGACCGAAGCAATGTTCATGGATATCTTCGACGACTTCCGTCGCCGCAAGATCATTCCCTGA
- a CDS encoding MFS transporter, giving the protein MPIALWALAISAFAIGTTEFVIMGLLPEVAANLGTTLSSAGLLVTGYALGVFVGAPLVTATTGKLPRKTLLVSLMVLFVIGNIGCAIAPDYATLMISRIIASFSHGAFFGVGSVVATGLVAKEKQASAIALMFTGLTVANVLGVPFGTWLGQAYGWRSTFWAVSAIGVVALLATAYLVPRSDDKQDADFSSELRVLGRPQVLLGLLMTVLGFGGVFAAFTYIAPILTDITGFQPGAVSPILLLFGVGLVGGNLLGGKFADKYLMPTLVISLVLLAGVLVLFSFTSHYKLAAVITVGLLGAAAFATVPPLQMRVLEKATGAPNLASSVNIAAFNLGNALGAWLGGVTIDHGPGLHAVSLVAALITAGGLVVALISWKLDRKAVPAVSMKTANEVC; this is encoded by the coding sequence ATGCCGATTGCTTTATGGGCGCTAGCCATCAGCGCATTTGCGATAGGAACCACGGAATTCGTCATCATGGGCCTCTTGCCCGAAGTCGCCGCCAATCTGGGTACGACCTTGTCTTCGGCCGGCCTGCTGGTCACGGGCTACGCGCTGGGCGTGTTCGTCGGCGCCCCGCTGGTCACCGCCACCACCGGAAAATTGCCGCGTAAAACCTTGCTGGTCAGCCTGATGGTGCTGTTCGTCATCGGTAACATCGGCTGTGCGATCGCGCCGGACTACGCCACGCTCATGATTTCGCGCATCATCGCTTCGTTCTCGCATGGCGCCTTCTTCGGTGTCGGCTCGGTGGTCGCCACCGGTCTGGTCGCGAAGGAAAAACAAGCCTCCGCTATTGCACTGATGTTCACCGGTTTGACCGTGGCTAACGTGCTCGGCGTGCCTTTCGGCACCTGGCTGGGCCAAGCTTACGGCTGGCGTTCGACCTTCTGGGCGGTCAGCGCCATCGGTGTTGTGGCCTTGCTGGCAACTGCGTATCTGGTGCCGCGTTCGGATGACAAGCAGGATGCCGATTTCAGCAGCGAACTGCGTGTGCTGGGTCGTCCGCAAGTGTTGCTCGGCCTGCTGATGACCGTGCTGGGCTTCGGTGGCGTGTTTGCCGCATTTACTTACATCGCCCCCATCCTGACCGACATCACCGGCTTCCAGCCTGGCGCTGTATCGCCGATCCTGTTGCTGTTCGGCGTCGGCCTGGTAGGTGGTAATCTGCTGGGCGGCAAATTTGCCGACAAGTATCTGATGCCGACGCTCGTGATAAGTCTGGTGTTACTGGCCGGCGTATTGGTGCTGTTCTCCTTCACCAGCCATTACAAGCTCGCTGCCGTGATCACCGTTGGTCTGCTGGGCGCCGCCGCTTTCGCCACTGTACCGCCACTGCAAATGCGCGTGCTTGAAAAAGCCACCGGCGCGCCGAATCTGGCATCGTCGGTCAACATCGCGGCCTTCAACCTGGGTAACGCTCTGGGTGCATGGCTAGGTGGCGTCACCATCGATCATGGCCCCGGCCTGCATGCAGTGTCGCTGGTTGCTGCATTGATCACGGCGGGCGGCCTGGTCGTGGCGCTGATCAGCTGGAAGCTGGATCGCAAAGCCGTACCGGCCGTCTCGATGAAGACTGCCAACGAAGTTTGCTAA
- a CDS encoding LysR family transcriptional regulator, which yields MTMQSDEMRIFIAVVEAGSLSAAAEVLEQTTSGISRALTRLEEKLGTSLLTRTTRRMELTEEGQVFLAQARDIIAAMERAEESIRIRSQKPVGKLRVDASAPFMLHCIVPHVAAFREAYPDIELDLTTNDRFIDLVEQRTDIAIRIGELQDSSLHAKPLTSARLQLLASPEYLRRHGTPKTVKDLDSHQLIGFTQPEGLNHWPLQYEDGDRYPIKPSCRASSGETIRHLAIHGQGIACLSNFMSDADVAEGRLVRVLEKSHTAFRQKIHAVYYRNTQISRRISCFLDFLQCKL from the coding sequence ATGACCATGCAATCGGATGAAATGCGTATCTTCATCGCCGTGGTTGAAGCAGGCAGCCTGAGCGCCGCAGCGGAAGTGCTGGAGCAGACGACATCGGGCATCAGCCGGGCGCTGACGCGATTGGAAGAGAAGCTTGGCACCAGCCTGCTCACCCGCACGACGCGACGGATGGAGTTGACGGAGGAAGGGCAGGTATTCCTGGCGCAGGCGCGCGACATCATCGCGGCCATGGAGCGCGCCGAAGAGTCAATCCGTATCCGCAGCCAGAAGCCGGTCGGCAAGCTGCGTGTGGACGCCTCCGCGCCGTTCATGCTGCACTGTATCGTGCCGCACGTTGCTGCTTTTCGCGAAGCCTATCCCGACATCGAGCTGGATCTGACGACCAATGATCGTTTCATCGATCTGGTCGAGCAGCGCACCGACATTGCGATCCGTATCGGCGAATTGCAGGATTCCTCCTTGCATGCCAAGCCGTTGACCTCCGCGCGTCTGCAACTGCTGGCCAGTCCGGAATACCTGCGACGTCACGGTACGCCCAAGACCGTCAAGGATCTCGATAGTCACCAACTGATCGGTTTCACGCAACCAGAAGGGTTGAACCACTGGCCGTTGCAGTACGAAGACGGCGACCGCTATCCGATCAAGCCTTCATGCCGTGCCTCCAGCGGGGAAACGATCCGTCATCTCGCGATCCATGGACAGGGTATTGCCTGCCTGTCCAATTTCATGTCGGACGCCGACGTGGCGGAAGGGCGTCTGGTGCGTGTGCTGGAAAAGTCGCATACGGCATTTCGCCAGAAGATCCATGCTGTGTATTATCGGAATACGCAAATCTCGAGACGCATCAGTTGTTTTCTTGATTTTTTGCAGTGCAAGCTGTAA